A stretch of DNA from Paenibacillus albus:
TTCGTCATACTATCTGTATGAACGTAAGGTCTTGATAAGTCCCTTGATGGTTCGTTAATCCCTACTCATGATATGAAAAACAGGCAGGAAGTTATAAATAAACTCCTCTGCCTGTTTTGCTGCACCTTACAAGATTCTTTATACGTTCGTTATCTTACTTCCCCATTCGCCTTGCGGTTCCAGCCAACTGACACTTCTATCAATAACTAAATTCCCTAGTGTTTCTTCATAATTCTTGCGGTAAGGTTTAATAAATTCTTCTGCTAGCCAACTATCTCTAGTCCCTTGCCAAGTTTCATAAATGATTAAGTCATCCGGGTTATCCAAGTCATTTGAGACAATGGCGCTGATGAAAGCCTTCTCTGATGACATTTCTTCGATTAGAGAAGACAACTCCTTGCGGAATTCGTCCCTTTTCCCTGGTTTAGCTTTGAAACGAATATTCAATTGGATTAGTTGATTGGACATCATAATTCCTCCTTTGTTATGTGCCTATCTTAGCGCAGCACGCAACTTTAATCTGTAATCTAATTTACATCTTCACCACCTGTGAATATTTCAATGCCTATTAATGAAGAACGTCTTTTCAATTGGCATGAGGGCGAACAAACTTGCAATTTGTAAAATTCGAGCTGGTCAGACCGTTGAAATTCCCTGACATGTAAAGCATGCCTGGAGAAATGCAACGAATGAAACCGTAAAGTTGGTCTTCGCATCGACTGCGAAAATGAGAGATTTCTTCGTTGAAATCAGACGTCCTGT
This window harbors:
- a CDS encoding putative quinol monooxygenase, with protein sequence MMSNQLIQLNIRFKAKPGKRDEFRKELSSLIEEMSSEKAFISAIVSNDLDNPDDLIIYETWQGTRDSWLAEEFIKPYRKNYEETLGNLVIDRSVSWLEPQGEWGSKITNV